A region from the Papio anubis isolate 15944 chromosome 6, Panubis1.0, whole genome shotgun sequence genome encodes:
- the LOC101016898 gene encoding putative uncharacterized protein ZNRD1-AS1, whose translation MLYVLIEAERARIKKLQEEKTRNLESSRKLEPRIVSEHRGGLRTEQTDIDVLGQHLTKEHVSSHSQSPIRDSQWFTLSPQEKLAWGTSSKDPRIAAGQQSPLEKKILNLGGVHTTAARQLITQKYQEECEILCREQAVSLDYWLAKAESYYNKIIVEMMKEETGNEIKKKMEKKTTRSIEGLKQCHLIPEREVKHIERHIHQTGQAGEFKNKSFRQVLRPPSETKLPNIVPEGHGIQNAQRRKQVNEREQMQIKDHQERMIRGRELTEQRLKERILRRSQSQLPTYEKRERVKKEIKEFERVIAYPLFQPCSRSRIKVNILMEKSQNGEKVNTIVKPYQRKFLAMPPFLRSQIGKIKD comes from the exons ATGCTGTATGTGCTGATAGAGGCAGAGAGGGCCCGGATCAAGAAactgcaggaagagaaaactagAAACCTAGAATCATCTAGAAAACTAGAACCTAGAATCGTCTCAGAACACAGAGGAGGCTTGAGGACTGAGCAGACTGACATAGATGTACTTGGACAACACCTCACCAAGGAGCATGTCTCTTCCCACTCACAATCCCCAATACGAGATTCACAGTGGTTCACGCTGAGTCCACAGGAAAA ATTGGCCTGGGGTACATCATCTAAAGATCCTAGGATTGCTGCAGGTCAGCAGTCTCCACTGGAAAAAAAGATCTTG AATCTAGGTGGTGTGCATACAACAGCAGCAAGACAGTTGATAACTCAGAAATATCAGGAGGAGTGTGAAATCCTCTGTAGGGAGCAAGCTGTTTCTCTTGACTACTGGCTTGCCAAAGCAGAgtcttattataataaaataatagtggaaatgatgaaagaagagacaggcaatgaaatcaagaaaaaaatggagaagaaaacaaCCCGAAGCATAGAAGGACTAAAACAGTGCCATTTGATACCTGAGAGAGAGGTGAAACACATAGAAAGGCACATACATCAAACAGGACAGGCTGGAGAATTTAAGAACAAATCATTTAGACAAGTACTGCGACCCCCCAGTGAAACAAAATTACCAAACATTGTGCCAGAAGGGCATGGCATCCAGAACGCACAGAGAAGAAAGCAGGTAAATGAGAGGGAACAGATGCAGATTAAGGATCACCAGGAACGCATGATTCGAGGGAGAGAACTTACAGAGCAAAGACtcaaggaaagaatcttaagaagaAGCCAGAGCCAGCTACCTACATATGAGAAGCGTGAGAGagtaaagaaagagataaaggagTTTGAAAGAGTTATTGCATATCCTCTTTTCCAGCCATGCAGTAGAAGTCGGATTAAAGTGAATATTCTTATGGAAAAGTCTCAGAATGGAGAGAAAGTGAATACAATTGTGAAACCATATCAAAGAAAATTCTTGGCCATGCCACCCTTTTTAAGAAgtcaaataggaaaaataaaagattaa